Genomic DNA from Bombus affinis isolate iyBomAffi1 chromosome 8, iyBomAffi1.2, whole genome shotgun sequence:
TTTGCCTCGCAGAGCCCGTCTATCAGATAAAAGCGGCGACCGAGATGCCAAAGGAGGCAGAATATTGTATCTACGAGGGCAAGGCGAGAAAGTTGGGCGAACGATGGCAACAGTCGGACTGCGTAAACTGCGTTTGTCAAGAGGACGGTGTATCCTGTCAAGAACCGATGTGCAAGTCCTGCGAAAACGCGATTCCTCCCGATCCTGGCGAGTGTTGCCCTCACTGTCCGCCGCTTACGAACGCGACGTTTCACGAACCCCAACTGCCCTGTCGAACATCGTTGGAAGGATGCGAGTTAACGTGCCAGAGTGGTTACGCCACGGACGAAAATAATTGTCCGATGTGCAGTTGCGACGAATCCAAGGTACGTATCGAACGACGAAACGCTATCCGACGCCGACTTCCGATCGAATTCCATTTGCAGGACGACGACGCGACGATGACGCAACGTCCGGCTACCAACGACGACGTGATTTGCCCGAATCCGCCGAGTTGCGATGTCAACTGCGAGATCGCAAGGGACGAAGATGGGTGCCCGGTGTGCGCTTGCCAAAGTATGGAAACCTTCGAGCAGCCCGTCACCGACACCGTGTCGACGGACGACGAAGGGAAGAAGATCTGTCCCGAAGTAAAGTGCGACTTGCACTGCGAACGGGGATTGGTGATGGACGAAAACGACTGCACGTTCTGCAAGTGCCGGGAACCAGATTCGCCGGCCTGCCCGCCTCTGCTCGGATGCAGGAAACGATGCGCCTTTGGTTACAAGACGAACAAACGCGGCTGTCCGGTAAGTAAACGTCCCTTCCGTTTGTTCTTTGCCCCGAGTGGAATTCTCAATACGATCGATCCGTAGATGTGTCGCTGTCGTGCTTCCTGCATGGACCATCTTAACGGAACACATCCAGAAGGTTCGACTTGGCATCAAAACTCGTGTACCTCGTGCACCTGCGAAGCCGGAGGGAAGCTCAGCTGCAAAGAGACTGTTTGCTCGGTAGCTTGCAACGATCCGTTGCCCCCGCAACCGGGAACTTGTTGTCCAGTCTGTCCAATTACGGTAAGCTCGCGGACTTCGTCCAATTCGCCAACTTGCCGAGGAACTTCTCCTCGAGTTCTCGCGATGGACGATCGATCGCTATTTGTCGTTTGTTTTCAGCCGGCGAAAGGAAACGGAGCGACCGGTGGACATCATCCGGCAGGCAAAGGCTGGGGCACGGTACCGATCACTTTGATCGCGATATTGACGTTGCTCTGTGTGCTGTTGATCGTTCACATCGTTCGCGGCCGATTCCGGGCTCGTCTCTCGCCATCCGACGTCTCTTACTCCAGCTACCCTCCGCAGTACTACAAATGCGTGCCAGCGTACGACACGCCGGTGCATCGAAACGAGAAAATCGTACCTTTGTAAAAGACTGTCTGACGAACCGGACAAAACACGAGACACGGTTGGACAGGCGGTGTTTAGGCGCGGCTACGTCTTCGCACAGCGTCGAACGAGAGAACGAAGACCGAACGAGAGAATATAGCGAAGAAACCGCGGCCGCCGCCAACGAGTCCAAACCTGCCGTTCGACCGGTTAAAAATACCATATTGTAGATTCAGTATTATTTGTAAGTAGCGGACGGTTTTTCGATCGTAAGAGAAGACAATTGGAACATTGTTACCGAAGCTGAAAGCCGTGAGACACTGCTATCGGTACCTTCTCAGACGCCCTCCTTACCAACCCCATCCCTAATTCGATGCGATGTCGTGTTGCGATgtgtaaattataatataaaagctAGCGTGATTATCACGAAGAGGTAAACAGAAGTAAATACGCTAACGATAAACTTAGTAGAGATCATCCTAACTTAGTCGTAGTATTAGTTTCCTCGATCTCTGGACCATCGTTGTGTTTCGCGTTGCCGATACTTGCATCATATTTTCGCCACTTTCCATGCCATTCCCACGCGCTGTGCCCCTATTTTCCTTTGGTATAACGCCTTCTCTTTTCCACCGACTCTCCTGCCTTTTCCTCTTCCCTCTTATCATTCTCATGTTCGTACGTGGATCGCGTTTTGTTCTATCGAATCCATGGGAGGAAGATGAACGTCGTCGATCCACGATTCTAAACGACATCCCTTGTTCTCTAACGATGCATCCTGCCGACGCGGAAGATCCTCGACTACGGAATAACACGGCGTCTTCTTGCACCATTCTGGATGAAATCGTCGTAATCTTTGTAATTTGTCATCGACTAGCGACCGCGCGAGACGAGGGAATAATAATCCTTTTCCCATTCGTACGAACAGTCAGAAATCTGGGAGGCTTAATCCTGCGGCTTAAACAAGCTGTTCCTACATGGAGACATCGTCTATGCTTCGTTCTGCGAAACGTAACGCTTACGACCGATCGTTCAGGATCAAGCGTATTTTATCTCCGATTAAACGCGACGTTCTTATTTCAAAAGCAACCGCGCGGCCAAATTCCGTCTACTAGccgttttatttcattttcttttttcttttatctttttctaACGAAAGATAAAAGAAGTCTCGAGCGTCTTCCGCCccctccccccccccccgccaCCCTTTTCGATTTTGATCCAGAGCAATTTCGAATATGCACTGCTCCGTTTTCACTTGGCACACACCTGTACATATCTATCCGAGAATCTACTCGCCCTGTACAATCTTGCCATCCCGGCGGCGTTACTTGCTAAATATTAACAAGCGATGCGCGCGTTCTACGAGATCGTTCGGGTGTATCGTGCTCGTTTCCAGACTCGATATCACGCAGCAAGTGTATCTCGCGCAGCAGCGATAACGACGCAGCTATAACATAGCCTGTAATGTACTTAGTTACTGTGAAAGAAGGAAACTGCGGAAAGGAACGGGAGAGAAAAGCGAGCGAGAGGGGAAGCGAGAGGGGAAGCGAGATGGGAGGTTGCGAGCGCCTACTCGTGGATGCACGTATAGCTGTAGTATAAGTAAgcgagagagaaacagagaaaaagaGGATAAAAGCGGCGATCGAAGGAAATTGCCTTCGAATAGCGTAGCCTAATGGAAATACGAAAGCCTCTCGTTTGTGGCGCGCCGACGCCGATCGTTGTTGTAACGCGCCAAATAACCGATTTGTCGTGCAAACGTATATTAAACATATCTCTCTGTGCTTGGACGCAAACGCGCGTGCCCGCACCTAGAACCTCGTCTTATCATTCCTTCTCTCCTAAACTTAACGCGTACATATATTTTTCCAATGCGACACTCGCGTCTTATTGTACATCGTCTCTAACCGTTTACCGTCTAGTAATGCTAAAATTGTCCGCGTGTACGCGTATTGGACGCGCGCGTCGTGTCTACCGTATGTAGAACGATCGTCGATTAATCGCAGACTGTATTTCGTACGTGTAAATGTACGTTGGAGACAATATGTATCGACGACAGGTTCGTACGATGTTCCCGTGACGCGCGACAGCGATGCGCGACAGCGATGCGCGAGCCTCTGTCGTTTCTCCTTCTTCACCGCGTTCTTACTGCGCGTTCCGCTCCCAAAACGTGTA
This window encodes:
- the LOC126919225 gene encoding cysteine-rich motor neuron 1 protein, whose protein sequence is MRASLLLLGGIVVFSLAVARALSCVCSPFECDILTDDDCPGGLTWDPCRCCKVCARVEGEPCGGLFGFSGSCADGLQCVIKNLLPNTREVDEGVCTKIPGRWRRHCPHGPRMSEPGCNLVSEGTAGQNGNTVATGKCVCGPSVPWCPNEPRPYDYSTRRECTLNLAAKMNYDDLFNSGNTPSDDVEGGTRGVDCPEDSIRGENGECKCAAIDCPSVECQAGQRPMQVQPADPETPGSCCARYDCVPTDPRGSEPCPENSVLTEDGKCVCAPCPPASCQLGHRPVQVRPALDRETPGSCCPLYECRLAEPVYQIKAATEMPKEAEYCIYEGKARKLGERWQQSDCVNCVCQEDGVSCQEPMCKSCENAIPPDPGECCPHCPPLTNATFHEPQLPCRTSLEGCELTCQSGYATDENNCPMCSCDESKDDDATMTQRPATNDDVICPNPPSCDVNCEIARDEDGCPVCACQSMETFEQPVTDTVSTDDEGKKICPEVKCDLHCERGLVMDENDCTFCKCREPDSPACPPLLGCRKRCAFGYKTNKRGCPMCRCRASCMDHLNGTHPEGSTWHQNSCTSCTCEAGGKLSCKETVCSVACNDPLPPQPGTCCPVCPITPAKGNGATGGHHPAGKGWGTVPITLIAILTLLCVLLIVHIVRGRFRARLSPSDVSYSSYPPQYYKCVPAYDTPVHRNEKIVPL